A genome region from Pseudomonas pergaminensis includes the following:
- a CDS encoding lipopolysaccharide biosynthesis protein, producing MKQISLMGTEPAGHTRQASQARRSGPRVSNKGELDLHAFESCRNTESGAVFIVASGLSAQSFPVEKFAHVPMITMNGAISMFLDTDVKPYFYACTDRSFSEQQPALFKHAMAVSQRVALWEDHARSSQARPTGRLYPLTKAKRPSWLESVLGKHSVLVVNHPLLPSRERPLGFSKDMSEGFFDARTVAYLALQLAYHVGFTQVFLVGVDLDQNAGRFYENRDSTNSPCGLDHHYFTRILPSFELMSAKVMGNDFMVYNLSDTSKIPDSVVPHVTLADVEAMLT from the coding sequence ATGAAACAGATATCCTTGATGGGCACCGAGCCTGCTGGTCATACCCGGCAGGCTTCGCAGGCACGCCGTTCAGGACCACGGGTTTCGAACAAAGGCGAACTGGACCTGCACGCGTTTGAGTCCTGCCGGAACACCGAATCCGGCGCAGTGTTTATCGTCGCCTCAGGCTTGTCCGCACAGTCGTTCCCCGTCGAGAAATTCGCGCACGTGCCAATGATCACGATGAACGGCGCTATCTCGATGTTCTTGGACACTGACGTTAAGCCGTATTTCTACGCCTGTACGGACAGAAGCTTTTCCGAGCAGCAACCGGCGTTATTCAAACACGCCATGGCTGTCAGCCAACGAGTCGCGCTCTGGGAGGATCACGCACGGTCTTCACAGGCTCGCCCGACCGGGCGGCTATACCCGTTAACCAAAGCCAAGAGACCCTCCTGGCTGGAGTCGGTGCTGGGCAAACACAGCGTCTTGGTCGTCAACCACCCCCTGCTGCCGAGTCGTGAAAGACCGCTGGGGTTTAGCAAAGACATGAGCGAGGGCTTCTTCGACGCCCGAACCGTGGCCTACCTGGCCCTACAGCTGGCGTATCACGTTGGATTCACTCAGGTCTTCCTGGTGGGCGTTGATCTGGACCAGAACGCCGGCAGGTTCTACGAAAACCGCGACAGCACAAACTCTCCCTGCGGCCTCGATCATCATTACTTCACACGCATATTGCCGTCGTTTGAGCTGATGTCCGCAAAGGTCATGGGCAACGACTTCATGGTCTACAACTTGTCTGACACCTCAAAAATCCCGGACAGTGTCGTCCCGCATGTCACCCTCGCGGACGTTGAGGCCATGCTCACTTAG
- a CDS encoding MerR family transcriptional regulator produces the protein MLEPSHNDELPVIPGKRYFTIGEVSELCAVKPHVLRYWEQEFPQLNPVKRTGNRRYYQRQDVLMIRQIRALLYDQGFTISGARQRMSGDEAKDDTTQYKQLIRQMISELEDVLVVLKK, from the coding sequence ATGCTGGAACCAAGTCATAACGACGAGCTACCCGTCATCCCAGGCAAACGCTACTTCACCATTGGTGAAGTCAGCGAGCTCTGTGCGGTAAAACCGCACGTGCTGCGCTATTGGGAGCAGGAGTTTCCTCAACTCAACCCCGTCAAACGCACTGGGAACCGTCGGTATTATCAGCGCCAGGATGTGCTGATGATCCGACAGATCCGCGCGTTGCTGTACGACCAGGGGTTCACCATCAGCGGCGCGCGTCAGCGCATGTCCGGTGATGAAGCCAAAGACGACACCACCCAATACAAGCAACTGATCCGCCAGATGATCTCCGAACTCGAAGATGTGCTGGTGGTGTTGAAAAAGTAA
- the ihfA gene encoding integration host factor subunit alpha: MGALTKAEMAERLYEELGLNKREAKELVELFFEEIRHALEDNEQVKLSGFGNFDLRDKRQRPGRNPKTGEEIPITARRVVTFRPGQKLKARVEAYAGTKS; this comes from the coding sequence ATGGGGGCTTTGACGAAAGCTGAGATGGCGGAACGTCTGTACGAAGAGTTGGGTCTGAACAAGCGCGAGGCCAAGGAATTGGTCGAGCTGTTTTTTGAAGAGATCAGACACGCTCTGGAAGACAACGAACAGGTCAAATTGTCCGGCTTCGGCAATTTTGACCTGCGGGACAAACGCCAGCGGCCTGGCCGCAATCCAAAAACGGGAGAAGAAATCCCGATCACGGCTCGCCGTGTGGTCACCTTTCGTCCAGGGCAGAAGTTGAAGGCCCGAGTTGAGGCTTATGCTGGAACCAAGTCATAA